A DNA window from Solanum lycopersicum chromosome 3, SLM_r2.1 contains the following coding sequences:
- the LOC138347756 gene encoding LOW QUALITY PROTEIN: putative ATP synthase protein YMF19 (The sequence of the model RefSeq protein was modified relative to this genomic sequence to represent the inferred CDS: substituted 3 bases at 3 genomic stop codons) produces the protein MPQVDKFNYFTQFFXSCLXLFTFYIPISNDVDGVLGISRILKLQKQLVSHRKNKIRSNDPNCFEDILRKGFSTGVSYMYSSLYKVYQWCNVVDFLXKRRKMTLIYFFKEISCSRVMERNIFYLIYIFVHRNPGASSL, from the coding sequence ATGCCTCAAGTGgataaattcaattatttcaCACAATTCTTCTAGTCATGCCTTTAACTCTTTACTTTCTATATTCCTATAAGCAATGATGTAGATGGAGTACTTGGGATCAGCAGAATCCTAAAACTACAGAAACAACTGGTTTCACACCGGAAGAACAAGATCCGGAGCAACGACCCCAATTGTTTTGAAGATATCTTGAGAAAAGGTTTTAGCACCGGTGTATCCTATATGTACTCAAGTTTATACAAAGTATACCAATGGTGTAACGTCGTCGACTTCTTGTGAAAAAGGAGGAAGATGACtttaatctattttttcaaagaaataAGTTGCTCACGAGTAATGGAAAGAAACATATTCTATTTGATCTATATTTTTGTTCATAGAAATCCGGGTGCGTCATCACTTTAA